A segment of the Macrobrachium nipponense isolate FS-2020 chromosome 4, ASM1510439v2, whole genome shotgun sequence genome:
CTTTTAGAGTAGTAGGTACTTCTTATACACATCTTGGTTCATCCACAGCTTCTGGTGTCCTCTACGCTTGAACCTTGCTTGAGCTGCTGTGTTATTCTGAAGTTCAATGAAACTTTCTTGTAGGGTGACATCAACTTCAGATGATGTTTAAAGTAAACTCAAGCATGATAAACAGAATATTCCAAgcataataatgattaatttcaaaatattacacatttatatattttgtgggtcCTAAATTTTCTGTGGCCCCCCGTGGTCCCCCATTTTTCAAATTTGGCCTTGTAGCCCCTGAAAAAATCTCATGGTCCCCAAGGGGGCCATATGGCCCACGTTGAGAAACGGGGAGCTAAAGGATAGGTATCCAGATGCTACACGGGAAACTGccaccaagaaaataaaaataaacatcatcAGAATCGCATTCCGGGATGATATTCCCAAGCCTCGGAGGACTTATCGCCACACTAACTTTAGGTTCTCATAAGATCTCCCTGTCGATAAATACCATATGGCGGTTAGTCTATCGGCAGGAGGTATATAGATTGCCTCATACAGGTGTCTGATTTCTTGATATAAGGTGTTTTTAATGTCAGTAGTTCCCTAAATTTATTCTCGATTATCtgaatttcctttgttttatagTGATATGATGTGGCTGCGGCTCGTTGTGAATGCACCGTTGCGTCTTATGGACTTTGCATAACGCACCTGATCCAGTTAGAAGAGACGCGCTGTGGCGGTGTTTTAAAATTAGTAGTAGCTGCGGCTCGGTGGAATTTACCCTTCGTCCTACGAAACTTTGCATGTGCGAAACGCACCTGATGCTGACTTGTGCCGGATGGATCATATGAAAACTGTTTTACTAATCTCAAGTTAAAAGAACTTCCCTTGCCTGTATTGCCAGTGGAATTAGCGAATCGCTGCTTTCACAGAATTATTTGATGTTCTTGTTAACCGAAGTCATGAGCTAGATAACGTAACTAATTTCGCGTGATTACCTGGTCCCTTGGGAGAGAAAGCCGCTGAGTCGTCGAAGCTCGAAGTGCAGTTGTTGCTGTGCTGTCGCGTTAGAGTTGGAGCAGAAGGCCGCTATTATTTGAGCTCATAAACACATGTCTCGAGGCCAGAAACGTTGGGAACGTAATGATAAGGGCTTCATTCTTCAGCTGAAATGTATAAATTTTGCTTTCCATATTCACCAGAATGTCATGGCCTCACAATGATTCATGAAGTTCTCAGTTTTCTAATTTATTTCGACATGATTTtgactgataaaaatgaaatCGGAAGTAAAAAGTGAATAAAGAAATTTTGTGCTTTCACTGGACATTAGTATGGAAGGATCCCAGTGCTTTTATTCACTGCAGCAGCAAGAAGTGCATGAGTTTATTTTAATCCTCATAGTTGCTGGTCTTGTAACCAAAATAAGACCATTCACACCATAGTCGCAGTATCATAGGTAAGTTAATGTTGTGTCGAGGAAATGGGTGAAATTATGGTccatgaaaattatgaaaatccaTAACAGGAAGAATTCGAATTTTTCCCATTCCCTTCAGACCAAGAACGGAGTCAGCCCATATATTTGTTGATGAAGTTAGACATTTTATAAGGACTCTAACCTGATTGTATTGGattcattttgataaaatatattaaggttGTGCAACGGATTAAGAATGTTTTAAGGAACATGTTTCCTCTATATCCCCTCTGATGTGTATCTGTAGCATTGTTAGTAAATTGATTTTTCTTAAAGATTTTACTTCGAAGGAAAGTAAGATACAGTATTAGCTCCTTATTTTCAAGTAAACAAGTTGAACCTGAAAACTTCAGTGCATCCTTGAGAAGTAACGTCAACCCTTTGAAACCTTCCTTAAATCTACACAGAGGCTTTATCTTTCGTAGTCTATTCGATCACGCACGTTTCCGGCGGATGTCAAGATTTTACCTGTTATCGGACgatcgacgtggttcgaaagtcacataaagccgttggtcccgttgctggataaccattggtaccatgcaaagtaaaaacaccatacaaacaaagctaTCGGACGATGGTTAAGAAATTAGTAAAACTCTCCTGTTCTTATAGTAAGGGAGAGAGCAGCACGAGTCTCATTTATAGCGGTGGCCCAAAAGGGAAAGGATCCCGATACATTTTTGAGCGACGCCACAACAACCTATTTGTGTTGAAGGGTGAATAACTTGTTGTCATTTTTAGTGAAGCAACGCTCACAAGCTCATTTTGTTACTACGTTATTAGTGCTAAGAGTCACTATACTTCTGGGATTAATTATTACCTCGAAAGTTTTCCATCCAGATGTAAATATTTCGGTTGCCGTTGTGTAATGCGTTTTATTTAGTATCTATATAATagttttttcaattaattttcttttgattactattattatttcaggtGCTTAGCCTTAAGGGACACGCACATTTATAAAATTAGATGATCGGTTCTTGAATTTTAGTTTGTCATTATTCTGATGCTCCTTATTTACGCTTTCAGTGTTTTCGGTTTCGTTTCTAGAAAATAAGGTAAATtacttttaaatagaaattttgGGTTTCGTATTTTGGCTAATATTAAGGGTAAATCACAAGTGCGGTTTTATcagcaagtatttttttttattatcatttatataagaggAAAACATAAATAGTTCATGTAGGGGATACAAAGGATAACATTGGGAATGCGCAGCGATAAATATCCTAAGACGGGCATCATACTGTAGAGTATGCACTGTTAATAAAGTCTAgaaactttaaactatttatattattaagtaGTGCTTAATTACACATTTACTTGTATGTGCATGCCCTTTGCCCTTTCATACTGCGTCATTCAAAAGGACTAAATCTACCAaaacataatttgttttttagacAGTTATTTCTTATTGATTAAAGATAGTAATTTCCTTTAACACTAGTTACGTTCCTCTTTTACAGATAAGATTTCATGAGggaatattgtattttattatgaagGATTTTGCAGTTATGTTGGATACTGAACAACAAGTGTTTAAAAGTTCGACGGAATTCGCggtaaatatttattaatgaatttattaaaaGTGGAAGTGAAAAATACAGTGATCAACATAAACAATTGGCATGTGCCATCTCTATATCACCTGGGAATCATTCAATGAAAATGTAACTCTTAATAATACTAAGAGTCTAAATTGAACTTTGGACAGGCACCTCTGTAGCAATACTGTAGAATTTGAAGATAAGTATTTATTACTTGAAGTACTGAATAGTTTTGTTTTTCCAGCGAATGTTTTCTTGTAATTCAGATATGCCGTATGAAATGGTACAGTTGAAAATGTCCTTGCATTTTCGTACCGGCCAAGCATTTTTTAACTGAAAAGGAATTCATTGTATTTTCTACACCGATATTTCACTATGAGTAAATCTCCCTTCAACAGAAGCAGAAATTGTGGGAAGATTTTGTTGGGAGCTATACTGAGTAACCCCCTCTGCTTCACCCAGTGACTGATTGCTGCCACTCTCAGACGGCTTCCATGAGCCACCCCAGCAAAGTGCCGCTGTGATGGCCTTTGTCCTTTCTGTTGCTTTATCTCGAAACTTCCGGTAGCCTAGATGGTAAAGCCAGGGATTCCAGGATGTAGAGCATAGGAAGCTCCACCAGCAGAGAGAGCAAACCAGCTCTGATTGATAGAACTTTATGTCATGGACGTAGATTATCGTGGCTGTCCCTCCTGATACAGTAGAGATAGTGAAGAAGACAGTCATCATGATCATTGGTAGTGTTAGGTTTTCTTCCTCATTGCCATTTGTTGTTTCTCTTCGTACTTCCGTTTTCTTAATTTCTCTGTAATAATATACTGCCATTCCTGAAATCACTATTGTTATCGCACACTCGACTCCTAAGATCCCCATAAGCGAAGGAAGTATAACCCTTTTACCTTTAGTTGATACACCTAAGGGAAGTTTAGCATATGAATTCCACTCAGAGTTAAATCCATTATCATCATGCATGATGATGAAAGATGTTAAGAGGGATACAATCCAAAAAATACCCACGGAGATTTTTGCATTGAACGGAGGAAATCTGTCAAGCAATGGTATTTTAGCATTTGCTTCAAGTCGTTTATAGCTTAAAGCAAAAAGGATATGGATGGAGTTTATAGTACAACagttaaaaacaaatgaaaaaaataggtaGTGACCTGATTTAGAAGGAACTTCACCATATTCTAGATTCCTCATGATGTCATCATAGCTCTTGAAAGCTATTACTTCCTCTCTGTCCTCATTCATAAGCAAGATATGCATGTGTACAGccggagccataacaaagagacAAAGAAGTAAATCTGAAATAGCAAGTGAAATATTAAGCAGTTCCAAACCTGTGCTGAGACATTGTTTTCCAAACAGTACAATAATTACCACAATATTACCAGTGATACCAATCGTTGTCATGATACAAATTATTACCAGAATGGTCATCTCATATTCTTGGCATTTTGGAGTTAAATAATTCCAACTTCTTAACATTTCGTGTTTTTGAGGATCATCTGCCAATAGCATAGTATGGTCAGGGTAACAGCACGGCCAGTGTACATTCTTGAGACCATAGACTTCTTCCTTCTCGTTCAGTAAATAGTAATTTTGAAGTATTCCGCTACAAATTGTATCCCCACGCATTTTATCGGTATGAAACAAGCGAACGTGGATTCCATTGACAACATGATCTATGAGCCTTGTGCTGCCAGTGCACACTGACTGGAAGCATGTTTTATCTTCTGCAAGGAGGGCTGCTGCCAGTAGATGCTCGAAGTGAACATCATGATCAGAGGGCTTCTGGCATTCTTGTTGGTTAAGGAAAAGAACATTTTCATCTGCACAAAAAGTAAATGTCCCCATGTCTGAACAGTTCTTGTTATACAGGTCATAGAATGGAGCACAGGCATTTATAAATTTCTCATCATGTATCACAACTACGGATTGGTTATCATAGGTGATTCCAGATTCTGGGAAACTGCTGTACTCGCCATACATGGCAGAAAAGAGATATTCACAAAAATAGAGAGTTTTTGTGAATGAAATTTGACGTAGTACATTCTCGCTGAAGTCGTTATCGTCGTCATAATCATAATAGTAGTAGTACAGAGAAGTATTCTGTAGGTTTTCCTCCTCATCGCGTATATTTACAAATTCGACATCTTCGGGCCTGATGGAACTTGAACTATCATGTACATTCAGCGTCCCACTTACGTAGCCTGGAGAGGTTGATATATTTCCCAGATGGTGACGAATGTCTTGATGATGAAAAGGAGTTGCTTCTAGTGCGGAACTTGTTCTTTCGCTGTTGAAATAAAGGAAAGCGTTGTTGACAGTTTCTGTAGGTTTATCGTAGGATGTGGAAATGGGATTATGCGTCCTTTCAGTAACGGATGCTGATTCTTCAAAGGTTTTCTGTTCTTTAGCTTCCGCCTGCAGCGCTTTGTGGGTGATAATCGGTTCTAGTAGTTGTAGAATCATCAGAAGTCTTAAAGGTGCTCTAAATGCCATTTTTTGTAGTTGGATCACCTGTAAGGTACAGAATTGATATGTAACAACCCTTTATATGGTGATTGAGacatttttattctgaatatttCAAAGCATAGGATATAATGGCATGGTCAAATTACGTGGAACAACTGACGCATTTCTTGACATGGAGTTCGTGACAAAAagttttctcagaaaaaaaaaatggaggagtTTTTTCATATGCTGCAGTAAGTGAAAATTCAGATACATGAAATGTGAAATGTGATGAAGGTTTTAAAATATCgtaggaaataataaataatatttttgtgcacgcgtgtatatatatatatatatatatatatatatatatatatatatatgtatatatatatgtctgtgtgtatagtatttatatacacattcatatgtcATACATAATATTTCAACACTCAAGTTATTTTCCCCAAGCGTTGGTGGTTTAGAGAAAACCAGACAATGGTCACTGTCGCAGTCCTGATTTTACTGTTGGTTTATAGATGAAACCCGTGTAGAAGGTTAACAAACAATccatttctatatagatatattatattatatatatatgtcttgttgTGTATTAGTAGTAAAGTTTATCAGCAGCATATTCAACCCTTCTAAACACACTGTGCCTTTAATGCGCTTCGTGCTTTCCTACGGATTAATGTACCTTTTTTTTCCTATTCCTATTCTCAGTCAATCCAACACTTTCTAGGTTTTCCCCTCTCCCGTACACTTTTTAATACTTATTCTACATTACTGCAATTCTTACCTTTCCAAAATTTCTTATACCTTATATACTACACAACCAGCTTCAATGTGTTctcttttaatgttaatgaatGTCTCATCACTTCCTTCTAGTATTTACCACCTTAACTTCTACTGGAACTCCAAGACTTCGCATGAAATGTTTTTCACTATAGACAAATTATCCTAACAGAAGGGGAGTGCCGTTTATTGAGTCGTCACTGCCACCGTTACCTCTTAACAAAACTGTTTAACTAAGAATAAATGCTCAATACAGAAAACTTACATGGCAACAACAACCACgcgcatagtctctctctctctctctacattatatacatatatatatatatatatatatatatatatatatatatatatgtgtgtgtgtgtatgtcacgTATACACTCGCAAACACTATTGACgggcgtgtgtttgtgtgtgtggttgcaTGCGTAAAATTTTATCAGCTGATGTAGTGGTTCTttttatatctatctgtctagctAGCTATctctctatccatctatctatctatctatctatctatatatctatctatctatctatctaatctatatcatatatatatatagagtatacatctgtatatacatacagtgtgtCTGGCTTGAGTGTGAATTTTGATCTATTACTGTAGTGTATTTCGTTTCACTCAGAGGATGACAGTCGATACCAACCCTGCTTTATCTTTAGATGTATCCGGTTCACATTaaatacccctctctctctctctctctctctctctctctctctctctctctctctctctctctcgtataagtTGTTGTCATTCCATAAAGACCTTTTATGAAGGATTGTATCGGCGTCTGAAAGCACAGTCATCAATGTAACGTTGGTTACTTATAAAGATATTTCAGTGTagttgctttttattttcaattttattcgtaGTGATGACGAATGTGTTATCCTTAGTGTTTTACATTATTATCCCTTCAGATATAGTAAGAATGTGAACAATCTTGATGCGATCAAGGAGAAACTATAATGGTATTGCGTTACCATAACAATTTTCAACTAGGGTATTTACTCTCACGTGGATTCAGAGATTTGATATGGAATGGTTTCATGGGAGGATTTACTTTACAGTGTCGGAACTGattatgatgtcatttttataattacAATTCAAGGGTTACAATAAAGCGGAGAAGTTTATgttgaaaaggaaaggagagcTATTATCGAAGATGTAACGTCATTTCCATCCTTATGCTCACTCAGAAaatcatctttttcattttcattgacaCTAAGCCTTTGCTAATACGGTTTTCGTTCATTCTTCATAATTTGCTGATACCAGAAGGCTTTAAATGGTATAGTAACTTATTTTTAgctttaatgaatgaaaatattcgtTGAAGTAATTGGAAACACACAGTCCGTACCCAGACTTGTTTTCCTATAGGTAGAATGAGTTGCAGCGAGGCTAGCATGCCTCTGACAATCC
Coding sequences within it:
- the LOC135211012 gene encoding uncharacterized protein LOC135211012 translates to MAFRAPLRLLMILQLLEPIITHKALQAEAKEQKTFEESASVTERTHNPISTSYDKPTETVNNAFLYFNSERTSSALEATPFHHQDIRHHLGNISTSPGYVSGTLNVHDSSSSIRPEDVEFVNIRDEEENLQNTSLYYYYYDYDDDNDFSENVLRQISFTKTLYFCEYLFSAMYGEYSSFPESGITYDNQSVVVIHDEKFINACAPFYDLYNKNCSDMGTFTFCADENVLFLNQQECQKPSDHDVHFEHLLAAALLAEDKTCFQSVCTGSTRLIDHVVNGIHVRLFHTDKMRGDTICSGILQNYYLLNEKEEVYGLKNVHWPCCYPDHTMLLADDPQKHEMLRSWNYLTPKCQEYEMTILVIICIMTTIGITGNIVVIIVLFGKQCLSTGLELLNISLAISDLLLCLFVMAPAVHMHILLMNEDREEVIAFKSYDDIMRNLEYGEVPSKSGHYLFFSFVFNCCTINSIHILFALSYKRLEANAKIPLLDRFPPFNAKISVGIFWIVSLLTSFIIMHDDNGFNSEWNSYAKLPLGVSTKGKRVILPSLMGILGVECAITIVISGMAVYYYREIKKTEVRRETTNGNEEENLTLPMIMMTVFFTISTVSGGTATIIYVHDIKFYQSELVCSLCWWSFLCSTSWNPWLYHLGYRKFRDKATERTKAITAALCWGGSWKPSESGSNQSLGEAEGVTQYSSQQNLPTISASVEGRFTHSEISV